Part of the Palaemon carinicauda isolate YSFRI2023 chromosome 8, ASM3689809v2, whole genome shotgun sequence genome is shown below.
aaggaaaataatacaGCACTAAGTTTTCACCCAAAAATACCATAATTTATTGGTCAGGATTAGGTTAGCATGTTGAAAAGGGACGATTAGTAACATAGTAATGTGATGTCATAACTTTTCCAGCCATTGCTGCAAAAATAGCTTATGTTACTTATAAATTATAACCCTTtgatttgtacacttgacaaaaatTAATATAAGACAAGCTGAAGTACACTTGAATGTAGAGACACCACAAACAGCGCTTGCGTaagaatcaaaataatattaaattacacTCCCTCTTAAACTTTACACCCATCTAAAGCAATGGTTGAGAACTTTATGTACGGATCTCTGGAAAAATCTTTATATAACctaaagataaagaaaactataagttGACAAATTTAATACTTTACTTATAGAACTCATGATCTGATTCATCCTTTTTAACATTATTCTTGTAAGCCTTTTCAAAGTCTTTGGCCAAGACGATATAACGGTTCTCTCTTACGGCATGCATGCCAGCCTCCTGACAAATAGCATTAATATCAGCACCGGATATACGGTCAGGACGCGCGACATAATCTTCGAGATCAACATCTTCATTCAAATTCATCTGACCAGTGATTGTAGAGAAAATTAAACGCTTCTGTCTTCTGTCCGGCATGGGGAATTCGATCTTACGATCCAGACGACCTGGGCGAAGTAATGCAGGATCTAGGGTGTCAGCTCGGTTTGTAGCCATTATAACCTGTAATAGTAAATGGAATTAAAGACAACTATAAACCATCAGAACACTCAACACCATAATCAATAATGTGGTCTGCAAAATTTCACAGAAATGCAAAAATCAAGATAACAATAGAAAAATCTTGGGTAAATCACAATAATTAttattgggttagaattctcttgcttgagggtacactcaggcacactattctatctgatttctcttcctcttgttttgttaaagtttttatattttatataagaaatatttattttaatgttgttactcttaaaatattttatttttccttctttcctttcctcactgggctattttccctgttggggcccctgggcttatagcattctgcttttccaacaagggttgtagcttagcaataataataaaatcacaattGCATGCTGTAAATTACAATACAATAGGGCTGGAAGAAAGGGTTTGCTCTTAACAAATATATTCGATCTTAGTAAGAGTTAGCCTAGGCATCAATAGCCCATCGAGATAATACCGCTACAGGAAATGGGGCACTTTTATAACTAACTGGACAGTACATGGCATGATTTCTTACTCTAATTATGTCACTATGTTTTACCTATATGCACAGTAAGCTGAATAGTCTAGCATACTTTCTACACACCAAGATTTTCTCTATACTGAACACTGAACAGagtaatatatctgttttttaaatatcttcaaaatatttagTTTGTCAGTTATAAACTAGAACTCAAAATGCATTACCATCTAAACAGTCTGTTCTAAGCCCAGATAAAAGTGGGTTTAGCATGTAGGTAAGGGCATAAGGAAAGTGTAAACAAAACAGCCCAAAAACTGAAAAAGTATATATCTTAAAACAAAACGGCTCTCAGTACTCACCATGCTTTAAATATAGGGGGAGAGATCTTTAAGGTTAAGAGGAAAAGTGACAGGTTCCCTAAAAGTGAGCACTATAGATGTATGAATACTGTAATCTTAAGACAAAGTTTGGAGGGGGTGGAAACGCTAATACAAAATATCAGGGATATTTGTTTTAAGGATCAGATATAAAACAGCAGGATAAAAAACCACAAGTGAAATGAAGAAATATCCTAGCTCGCTGAGAACATAATCCTAtctaaagaacaatggcttgcataAGTACAAATTCAGATGACGTCAGTAAAATAATAttctaatacacatacacacaaaccactAACGGccctaataacataaaaaaaaaaaagttgtccatCAGCTTGCAGCAAGTAACCGACTTAGTCTGTAAATAAAAATACTGGTACAACCACCTGGTGATGGGCAAGTGTAAACATCCTATGATCGGGCTAAAATCCAGGAAACATCAGCTTCCCTTTATTTTTAATGCTAAGCTAATGCTTTAAGCATGGGGCATATGAATATTGAGAAAGACTCATCGAAATACTGTACCAGTATTGTAAAATCTTATTGTCATGCAGCATATTAGTCATCATAACATAGGTCACTGATACTTAAACTACATTCCAAATTGATAAATAGCAATTATAAAACCAGTTTAACTCGGTGATCTTCTATCATTTTCAAAACTAGCTACAACTCGTATCATTTCAGGAAGgaaaatacatgaaatgaaaatgtaaaaatgttgGTATTATTTACCTCTTACAACCTAACATCATCAATCACTGTCCTCATTACATTACTTCTCCTTACCTGAAAGCCTCATGATAAATGAACAATCCTTCACTGAAATAACAAAATCTATAATACCGActattactgtatttaaaataaagATCATGATTACCTTGACATTTGTAGTTTGATCAAAACCATCCATCTGGTTAAGGAGTTCCAAAAGAATCCTTTGAACTTCTCGATCCGCACCAGTTTGGGCATCAAATCTCTTGGTGGCGATAGCATCAATTTCATCAATAAATATAATCGCAGGAGAATTCTCTCTTGCTAGCCGGAATACATCACGCACCATACGTGGTCCTTCTCCCAAGTACTTCTGTACAAACTCGGATCCCACAACTCTGATGAAAGACGCAGTTGTGTGGTGAGCAACAGCTTTTGCTAACATAGTCTTACCACATCCAGGGGGACCAAACATTAAAACACCTCTAGGTGGGTCAATTCCAATTTGTTTGTAAAGATCAAAGTGAGTAAGAGGTAACTCTACGGCTTCACGAATCTCCTGTTTCTGCATGTCTAGACCTCCAATGTCTGAATATGCTACATCTGGTTTCTCATCAGCTTGTAACATTGAAATGGAAGAATCAGCTTCTGGTGGTAAAACATCTACTAATGCATTACTGTGTTTATGAAGAGCAACAGATGCAGAAGGCTTGAGTAATTCTCGGTCAATAGTACTCAATATTCTAACATAATAATTAGAGCCTGTAGTAGATCCAACAATTCCTGTATTTTGATCCACGGCTTCTAAGAACTGACCAATGACCAGTGGCACACTCTGAATACGTTTAACCTGGAAACAAAATCATAATTACATAAGGCAACTACATATTATATTACCATAAACATGTGACAAAGATTACAGTATTCCATTTTGGGCTAGATTGTCTATGTTACATGTTTAAATAGTCTTATGTATTAATTTACCTTTTCTTAAAAAACTTGAGAAAGCTATTTATTTTAGGATCTCATATATAGTAATTCCACCATTTTCTATGATTTACCAAGGACTAGATAATCAGTTTTCTTATATCTGGCatgaaaatcataaataaaagtttgCTGTTTGCTGTAGGCatgttcttatttctttgtttgctcatacatatattcaaaatatttacatttaGATTATGTTGAAAGATACATAAAAAGTTagagacaataaataaataatctacGGGTGTAAAATTTTCCCATAAATATACAATGAGAAGACAGCATATTATGCTAGCCACGTCTTCCCTCATGTTGAGCATTTGGTATAAATAGCATATACTGTATCGAATTTGAGGGAAAGAGTTCTTCATTGGTTAATAAGCAACCCTGAAATATTATGATTATGTCATTACAATCCCCAGTGGTGTGGAAAATTACTACTAAAAGCCAATACTTATACAAACTAAAGTCTGTTCAATCAATCTCTACAAAAAACTTTGAGCCCAATTTTTCAAACTTAAATTTTCGAAGAAAAACTGCATCAACTTTTTTAATATTGACTGATTTttgtcattcaaacatgaaaagattgGGAATTCTATTGCCTAAAATGTGGAAAATCACTCCTTTTAAAATCAAATAACTTTCACATGACAAATAGTCCCAATTTACAGTGTCttcaatatattgataaaatacaaataaaatattaaaatatcaaagtttcctcttttaaatgttttatatttaaaattacctTTCAAACACTTTTCAAATTGAAGAATTTGGTGAGAAACAATCAATTATATAGTTTGAAGTAACTTTAAAATAACACTGTTTTGATGGGACAGAGTCATTTCTACACATGTGATATATTGTAAAATCAT
Proteins encoded:
- the LOC137646075 gene encoding 26S proteasome regulatory subunit 6B-like gives rise to the protein MEEIGISVATEKVEETADVKGPAVGGLTMVSDESARDDYNIYKRLLQNLEYLRVQEDYIKDELQNLKKEYRHAQEEVKRIQSVPLVIGQFLEAVDQNTGIVGSTTGSNYYVRILSTIDRELLKPSASVALHKHSNALVDVLPPEADSSISMLQADEKPDVAYSDIGGLDMQKQEIREAVELPLTHFDLYKQIGIDPPRGVLMFGPPGCGKTMLAKAVAHHTTASFIRVVGSEFVQKYLGEGPRMVRDVFRLARENSPAIIFIDEIDAIATKRFDAQTGADREVQRILLELLNQMDGFDQTTNVKVIMATNRADTLDPALLRPGRLDRKIEFPMPDRRQKRLIFSTITGQMNLNEDVDLEDYVARPDRISGADINAICQEAGMHAVRENRYIVLAKDFEKAYKNNVKKDESDHEFYK